A genomic region of Cydia splendana chromosome 17, ilCydSple1.2, whole genome shotgun sequence contains the following coding sequences:
- the LOC134798650 gene encoding mitochondrial inner membrane protein OXA1L-like encodes MFKLLSRHGCRSATFNLFRDKFEVRKVKTYYVYASAGSVRFSSSGNDAGKTTALVDAIPEPPPVPQIPDGLAETVQSLAANGEPTFASLGLGGWSPVGMVQQCLEYVHVSLDIPWWGAILIGTIVVRVAMFPLVILAQRNTAVMNNNLPEIQLLQVKMTQARQSGNQLDAARYAQEMMMFMKEKGLNPLKNMLVPLAQAPFFISFFMGLRGMANCPVESMTYGGLAWFMDLTVPDQYFLLPLITSATLWATIELGVDGGRLEASNMVMMRYFLRAIPIVMIPFTINFPGAILVYWCSSNFISLIQVGILKVPAVRDYLKIPKLVKHTPDALPIKKKGFVEGAKDSWTNMKISKELAERQRVDELIFTKAGKGPLQKTYKYDPTKLSNVQAKSK; translated from the coding sequence ATGTTCAAATTATTGAGTCGCCATGGGTGCCGCAGCGCAACTTTCAATTTGTTTAGGGACAAGTTTGAGGTTAGAAAAGTGAAGACTTATTATGTATACGCATCAGCTGGATCCGTGCGATTCTCATCATCAGGCAACGATGCGGGCAAGACTACTGCTCTAGTAGATGCTATCCCGGAGCCACCGCCAGTGCCGCAGATTCCTGATGGATTAGCGGAGACAGTACAGTCGTTAGCCGCAAATGGAGAACCTACTTTCGCAAGTTTAGGCCTCGGCGGCTGGAGCCCCGTCGGCATGGTGCAGCAATGCTTAGAATACGTACACGTCTCTCTTGATATTCCATGGTGGGGCGCTATTTTAATAGGTACCATCGTCGTCCGTGTCGCCATGTTCCCACTAGTCATTCTGGCGCAACGAAACACTGCAGTTATGAATAACAACCTGCCAGAAATACAGCTGTTACAAGTCAAGATGACTCAAGCAAGGCAGTCTGGTAATCAGTTAGACGCCGCCCGTTACGCTCAAGAAATGATGATGTTCATGAAAGAAAAAGGCTTGAATCCTTTGAAGAATATGTTGGTGCCTTTGGCCCAGGCTCCCTTCTTCATATCCTTTTTCATGGGTTTAAGAGGAATGGCAAATTGCCCTGTTGAAAGCATGACCTACGGGGGCTTAGCTTGGTTCATGGATCTAACAGTACCTGACCAGTACTTCCTACTCCCCCTCATTACCAGTGCCACATTGTGGGCAACAATTGAGCTGGGAGTGGACGGAGGCCGTCTAGAAGCCTCAAACATGGTCATGATGAGATACTTCCTGCGGGCCATACCAATAGTCATGATACCTTTCACAATCAACTTCCCCGGAGCAATCCTTGTTTATTGGTGCTCCAGTAACTTCATCTCGCTAATCCAGGTTGGAATCCTCAAAGTACCTGCTGTTAGAGATTACCTTAAGATTCCTAAACTGGTAAAACACACTCCCGATGCCCTGCCGATTAAGAAAAAGGGCTTTGTAGAGGGCGCCAAAGATTCCTGGACCAACATGAAAATCTCCAAAGAACTGGCCGAGAGACAGAGGGTAGATGAGCTAATATTTACCAAGGCAGGAAAAGGACCCCTACAAAAAACATACAAATATGATCCTACAAAGCTTTCCAATGTACAAGCGAAATCAAAatga
- the LOC134798700 gene encoding U3 small nucleolar RNA-associated protein 15 homolog, translating to MAKTPSKIAYPYKKTNKKIYAPPKAQETPDSIYWKKLGLPVLVKEYGAIDYLDFCPVQPYYFAATCSVRVQVYDPITKVVAKNLSQFVEGAYGATFRGDGRLLVAGSEEKVVKLFDVQSKNVLRVFTGHTAPVHRTFFTKDNLKVLSCSDDKSVGLWDIATEARVANFIEHTDYVRAGATSPISPDIILSGGYDNIVKMYDCRTNETVLTVNHGDPIESTLFLPSGGIFVSAGGTQIKVWDIFNGGKLLSCISSHHKTVTSLRLSSNNSRLISASLDRHLKVYDISTFGVVHNIDFPNAILSMAISDHDDVLAVGMVDGVISISKREHSKIKKMDTDAENKTSFKFVSDFNALSNIDLSVTKEKIAAEPLMEKYLRKHEYSRVLATTLLTASLYPTRTVAMLQELLKRNVFHTALGGIDDHHLYKLLKFIERKLGETMSNRTLIDVLNVVIDVYGNQVHLLTEANQILYKNIAKKVEAEIEVCKKVSELEGAINMLLAGAQVGTTPVDTNEILAPSAVAQKEIVIDV from the exons ATGGCGAAAACTCCATCAAAAATAGCATACCCATACAAGAAGACTAACAAAAAGATATATGCACCGCCCAAGGCTCAAGAAACTCCAGATTCAATATATTGGAAGAAACTTGGG TTGCCGGTCCTTGTCAAAGAATATGGAGCCATAGACTACTTGGACTTTTGTCCAGTGCAGCCCTATTATTTTGCCGCCACATGTTCCGTTAGAGTTCAG GTCTATGATCCTATAACTAAAGTAGTTGCCAAGAACCTGTCTCAATTTGTAGAGGGTGCTTATGGAGCAACCTTCAGAGGTGATGGCCGTCTCCTGGTGGCAGGCAGTGAAGAAAAGGTGGTCAAGCTGTTTGATGTCCAATCCAAAAACGTACTTCGGGTGTTTACAGGACATACTGCACCG GTACACAGGACATTCTTTACAAAAGACAACTTAAAAGTTCTTAGTTGTTCAGATGACAAATCAGTTGGGCTTTGGGACATTGCTACAGAAGCCCGAGTTGCCAACTTTATAGAACACACAGATTATGTCAGAGCAGGTGCCACAAGTCCAATCTCACCAGACATCATTTTATCTGGTGGCTATGACAACATTGTCAAAATGTATGACTGTCGGACAAATGAGACTGTACTCACAGTCAACCATGGAGACCCAATAGAGTCTACACTTTTCCTACCATCCGGAGGTATATTTGTAAGTGCTGGAGGCACACAAATCAAGGTTTGGGACATTTTCAATGGTGGAAAACTACTCTCTTGCATTTCATCACACCACAAAACGGTGACATCCTTAAGGTTGTCCAGTAACAATAGTAGGCTCATATCTGCATCGTTGGACAGGCATTTGAAGGTCTATGACATTTCAACATTTGGTGTTGTTCACAATATTGACTTCCCTAATGCAATTCTTAGCATGGCTATATCTGACCACGATGATGTCCTGGCTGTGGGGATGGTTGACGGTGTTATATCCATCAGCAAAAGAGAGCATTCAAAGATCAAGAAAATGGATACAGATGCAGAGaacaaaacaagttttaaatttgTATCAGACTTTAATGCGCTATCTAACATTGATTTATCAGTAACCAAGGAAAAGATTGCAGCTGAACCCTTGATGGAGAAATATTTAAGGAAACATGAGTACTCTAGAGTACTCGCTACAACTCTTTTAACTGCTTCCTTATATCCAACTCGAACTGTTGCTATGCTCCAAGAACTGCTAAAAAGGAATGTCTTTCACACAGCTTTGGGTGGCATAGATGATCATCACTTatacaaattacttaaatttatAGAGAGAAAATTAGGAGAAACCATGTCGAACCGAACATTGATTGATGTTTTAAATGTCGTCATTGATGTATATGGCAACCAAGTACATCTATTGACTGAAGCCAACCAGATTCtctataaaaatattgcaaaaaaAGTTGAAGCAGAAATTGAAGTGTGTAAAAAGGTGAGTGAGCTGGAAGGAGCTATTAATATGTTATTAGCTGGAGCTCAAGTGGGTACAACTCCTGTAGACACTAATGAGATTCTAGCTCCCTCAGCTGTTGCTCAGAAAGAAATTGTTATTGATGTATGA